GGGGGAGagagtggtggtggagaagtGCACGATTGAGACGAAGCGTTCGTGGATGAAGCATAGCCAGTATAGGCGTTGACGACGGGATCGTTCGGATAGATCGAGAGCTGCCATTAGAGATTTGTCCTCGGTATGGAGGAGTTGCAAGGTGGTGATTGCTTCGCGCAGGTAGAAGAAGCCCAGGTCGTAGTGGCCCAGGCTCATGTAGCACATTTGGATGTAGATGGAGGTGACTATCCGGAGGACTGACGGGCGAATCCCTGGAAGTAAAGGCGTACGCAGCTCTACAGCTCTTCGCGTGAGTTCTTGGATCTGCTCTGAGACATGCGATGCGGCGATATTGGACTGCGTGAGGTCGATGGTGACCCCGGTGAAGGCGTAGACGAAGGCCGCGTGGTCTCTGTCCGCGTCCATTTTTGATATGGACTCGGTGACGTCGTCGGCAGTCATAATCGGGTTAAATGGATATACATACAGCATGTATTTGGGTATCAGTCTATGGAGATAGTCGTTCGACAGCGGGAGAGACAGGTCTGGAGGAGAGGCAGGCCCAACCCCTACGGGCAATAGCGTGCATAGTGAATCGACGCCGTCGCTCTGAGCTGTAGATGCCTTGTATTCTGAGATATGGGTTCCTCGACGGAGGGCGTTCTTGCGCGATCGCGCGGCCTTGTTGTCGGTGTATGTGCACCGCAGGTCCAGGTGGGTGCATTGCTGGCAGCGCTGCTCGCCATTGCAGCGCACTTTGCGCCGTCTACACGGATCGCAGGCCTTGAAGCCCTGGTATCTGCGCGACTCGTTCATGTTTATCGTAGGGGATGGGAGTCCAGCAAACAGGGAGGGCAGGAGATTACGCAGACAAGGCAATGGAGAAGGCAATAACCCCACACGGAGAACAGATTCACATGCAGCCAAGGCGCTACTAAGTTAAGCTAAACTGTTTCAAACTGCTGCTAACCAGGTCGGTTTAGTGTGCCAGTTCATATATTCTCCCCTCCCACGCCTGCAGATCCGCGCTCTCCCCGGCACTGctgaccagcagcttcagaTCCCTGCCCTGCGCAATCTTCTGTGGGGTGTCAGAAAAGTTCAAGGTCACCAGGACTGATCTCTCTGCTGATTTCTTGATGTAGCTGAAAACTTGCCCGttctgctcatccagcagctcaaagGTCCCGAATACAAGCACATCCGCATACTCCTTTCGCAGACgcatcatcgtcttccagaaTGCCAGAACAGAGGAAGAATTACCCTCCTGTGTCTGCACATTGACTTCCGTGTGGTTATCATGAGCTCTCATCCACGGCTTCGCAGACGCAGCAGAGAAACCCGCATTGGGCTCCGCACTCCACTGCATCGGCAGGCGAGAATGGTCTCTCGCCAGATGCTGCATGGCAAGTAGGGCTTCTTTCAGTTTACTGGGATCCCCGTTGGTCATCTCCCTTACCATGTGGTAGTAGTTCGTACTGTCGATATCCTTGTACTCCTCGACGCCCCATTCCTCTGGCGCATTCACCATGCCAATCTCCTGTCCCTGATATACAAACTGCGTGCCTGACAGAGTGCACTGGAAGACAGCCAGCATCTTGGCCGATGCCTCGCGCAGCTCTGGGGTGCTGTCAGATCCAAATCGCGAGACTGATCGGCCCTGGTCGTGGTTCTCCATGAACACCGTGGTCCAGCCATCGGTTCCATTGAGGATATTCTGCGTCCGCTGAATTGCGGTCTTCAGCTCAGGCAGTGCCCAGTTGCGTTTTCCTGTGGAAAACTTGTAGTCTTTCCCCATACCCAGATCCACGACGTCAAACGAGAAGACCATGTTGAGTTGTTTCTGCGCTGCAGAGACGTATCGAAGGACGCCCTCCATCGTAGGTGTCTGCGCCAGCTCACCAACCGTCATGGCATCGTATTTCTCCAGCACCTCATTCATCTCCTTCAAATACTCATGAATGCGAGGCCCATTGCAGAACAGCCCGAACGCAACCTGGGTATCCGCCTCCGGAGCCAGAACCGGCGCATCCGGGTACGCAGGGTCCTTGCTATACATATTCACCGTATCAACACGGAACCCATCAACGCCCTTCTCGAGCCAGAACTCCATGACATCCGTATAGACGGTCTGTCTGACCTGCTCATTCTCCCAGTTCAGATCGGGCTGCTCGACGCAGAATAAATGCAGGTAATACTCCTGCGTGGTCTCGTCCCACTCCCACGCCGGACCCCCAAAGATACTCCGCCAGTTATTCGGCGGGCTTCGCTTCCCATTTGCATCGTACTTCGCCGGCCGCCACACATACCAGTCTCGCTTGGGGCTTGTCTTTGACGCCCGCGACTCCTTGAACCACTGGTGCTCGTGCGAGGTGTGGTTCACCACGAGATCGAGGATAATACGCATCCCGCGCGCGTGGCACGCATCGATGAGAGCCTGCATGTCTTCAACTGTCCCGTAGGGCGGGTACACCTTCTGGTAGTCGGCAACGTCGTAGCCCATGTCGTACTGCGGGCTGTCGTACATGGGGCAGATCCAGATGGCGTCGACGCCTAGGGCTGCGATGTAGTCCAGCTCCGAGAGGATGCCGGGCAGGTCGCCGATGCCATCGCCGTTGGAGTCTTTGAAGCTGGCTGGGTAGATCTGGTAGATGATGGAGTTTTTCCACCACTTCTGGTCTGTTGGTGCGGAGGGCATGGTTGGTGATGGAAGCGAAACCTTGGTTCGAGTGCACGGGCgtgaggggaagaggggaagatgaagatggtttgACATCCGATATTAAGGAAGCCATTTATATATCATTATACTTCTTGGTGGCTGTCGGTCGCAGCGCCATGTTGCAGTCTGTGCAGTAGCAGgtgcagcagcaggtgcACGATTGGCGCAGTGTCGGAGCGAGCAGGACATGAAAGGGGAGACGCGCTATGGAATCCTGTTTCGACCGTGTTACAGGCCAGTCGGAATGCAGTTAGCATGCAGCTCAATATAGTTTAGGCTTGTGGGCGCTCCGACATCTGCCCAATGCTGGCTCGTTTCATGTCGGACCGAATCCACCGCTTCACTGCAAATCCGGGGAATTGCAGCAGTTCCGGGGATTGACAGGGGCTTAACAGGGGAACACGCGTCGAAGTCTGAATACGCTTTACAAACGAGTCTCCCCACGAATTCCCCGCGAGATCCGGGGTCGAGGCCTGGTCTGCTCCACCATGGCCTGACTGTCCCTGTCTATATAAGGACCTGGTCCCACCCGTTCCTTCCAGCCTCATGAATTTACTTAACTGCCATTGAGTGTGATTGACTTCTATCAATGGAACACGAGAAAGGAACAGATCATGTCGAGAATACCCCCCGGCCCTCTGGCCATGAGGTCGTCGCCAGCAGCGAGGCCCAGGCTGCCCTCGACAAGGAGCACACCATGACTGCCCGTCAAGCCTTCAAGATCTACCGCAAGGCCGTCGGCTGGTCGCTGCTCATGTCGTGCGCCATCATCATGGAGGGCTACGACGTTGTCCTGATCGGCTCTTTCTTCGCCTACCCCCAGTTCAACAAGAAGTACGGCCATATCATGTCCGACGGCGACTACGGTCTCGACGCCAAATGGCAGGCCGCCATGACCAACGCCATGGCCTGTGGCCAGATCATCGGCGTGTTCCTCAATGGCGTCGTCTCTGAACGCTTTGGATACCGCCGCACGCTG
Above is a window of Aspergillus puulaauensis MK2 DNA, chromosome 2, nearly complete sequence DNA encoding:
- a CDS encoding glycoside hydrolase family 13 protein (CAZy:GH13;~COG:G;~EggNog:ENOG410PGUZ;~InterPro:IPR017853,IPR006047,IPR013780;~PFAM:PF00128;~go_function: GO:0003824 - catalytic activity [Evidence IEA];~go_process: GO:0005975 - carbohydrate metabolic process [Evidence IEA]); translated protein: MPSAPTDQKWWKNSIIYQIYPASFKDSNGDGIGDLPGILSELDYIAALGVDAIWICPMYDSPQYDMGYDVADYQKVYPPYGTVEDMQALIDACHARGMRIILDLVVNHTSHEHQWFKESRASKTSPKRDWYVWRPAKYDANGKRSPPNNWRSIFGGPAWEWDETTQEYYLHLFCVEQPDLNWENEQVRQTVYTDVMEFWLEKGVDGFRVDTVNMYSKDPAYPDAPVLAPEADTQVAFGLFCNGPRIHEYLKEMNEVLEKYDAMTVGELAQTPTMEGVLRYVSAAQKQLNMVFSFDVVDLGMGKDYKFSTGKRNWALPELKTAIQRTQNILNGTDGWTTVFMENHDQGRSVSRFGSDSTPELREASAKMLAVFQCTLSGTQFVYQGQEIGMVNAPEEWGVEEYKDIDSTNYYHMVREMTNGDPSKLKEALLAMQHLARDHSRLPMQWSAEPNAGFSAASAKPWMRAHDNHTEVNVQTQEGNSSSVLAFWKTMMRLRKEYADVLVFGTFELLDEQNGQVFSYIKKSAERSVLVTLNFSDTPQKIAQGRDLKLLVSSAGESADLQAWEGRIYELAH
- a CDS encoding uncharacterized protein (COG:S;~EggNog:ENOG410PVRR;~InterPro:IPR036864,IPR001138;~PFAM:PF00172;~go_function: GO:0000981 - DNA-binding transcription factor activity, RNA polymerase II-specific [Evidence IEA];~go_function: GO:0008270 - zinc ion binding [Evidence IEA];~go_process: GO:0006355 - regulation of transcription, DNA-templated [Evidence IEA]) — protein: MNESRRYQGFKACDPCRRRKVRCNGEQRCQQCTHLDLRCTYTDNKAARSRKNALRRGTHISEYKASTAQSDGVDSLCTLLPVGVGPASPPDLSLPLSNDYLHRLIPKYMLYVYPFNPIMTADDVTESISKMDADRDHAAFVYAFTGVTIDLTQSNIAASHVSEQIQELTRRAVELRTPLLPGIRPSVLRIVTSIYIQMCYMSLGHYDLGFFYLREAITTLQLLHTEDKSLMAALDLSERSRRQRLYWLCFIHERFVSIVHFSTTTLSPYTEFPEDDPALGPRINHGWTQVIKTFLLLEPTFINLWIGDRNQVTTAWVEQKHRELDDELWELEVSLLTDMQQADLVVTRQWMRTLLWQMAMSNCLLSSQASSPIFSLEMPLRLSNQLRQFLTKISQNTIQIHGSSILSKLLEITNTIADVVLHGPVVGLEETTRRIDDIVFMKNVIFTFRNLQAMSRRILVEKMVLIKERFEHVAVAAELVWDV